From one Humulus lupulus chromosome 8, drHumLupu1.1, whole genome shotgun sequence genomic stretch:
- the LOC133794702 gene encoding serine/threonine-protein kinase D6PKL2 codes for MASKTGFRGSSKQQQKTSGIQTIQTNDVRPLPPPVLGAGKPTIATTPEELPKYLQNTSKGVVEAFENKKFPNSNQNGSLDSLINKLNASSLSEQTSVEVDSSAHDTRGSIESSVDQEKKISEYGSVKYSSVSAKVSDGASSLAKTSGSAKISDRVDFVESGKSSMCRGSTSSDVSDESSCSSFSSTVNKPHKANDLRWEAIQAVRARDGMLGLGHFRLLKRLGCGDIGSVYLSELSGTKCYFAMKVMDKGSLASRKKLLRAQTEREILQSLDHPFLPSLYTHFETEKFSCLVMEFCPGGDLHTLRQRQPGKHFPEQAVKFYVAEVLLAMEYLHMLGIVYRDLKPENVLVRDDGHIMLSDFDLSLRCAVSPTLVKGTIMESDPMRKNVYCVQPTCIEPPSCIQPSCVAPTTCFSPRMFSSKSKKDRKPKNEVGNQVSPLPELIAEPTDARSMSFVGTHEYLAPEIIKGEGHGSAVDWWTFGIFLYELLFGKTPFKGSGNRATLFNVVGQPLRFPESPVVSFAARDLIRGLLVKEPQNRLAYKRGATEIKQHPFFEGVNWALIRCATPPEIPKVVELERIPTPPPASTSEKAPTIIGAPEQKGSNNYLEFDFF; via the exons ATGGCTTCAAAAACTGGTTTTAGAGGCTCTTCGAAACAGCAGCAGAAAACATCTGGTATTCAGACTATACAGACTAATGATGTTAGACCACTGCCTCCACCAGTTTTAGGGGCAGGTAAACCCACGATTGCCACTACTCCTGAAGAGTTGCCCAAATatttacaaaacacatcaaaggGTGTAGTAGAAGCTTTTGAAAATAAAAAGTTTCcgaattcaaatcaaaatggctCTTTGGATTCcttgattaataaattaaatgcaAGTTCATTATCAGAACAAACTTCAGTAGAAGTAGATTCTTCTGCTCATGATACTCGTGGCTCTATAGAGAGTTCGGTAGATCAAGAAAAGAAGATATCTGAGTATGGAAGTGTGAAGTACAGTTCGGTGTCCGCCAAAGTTAGTGATGGGGCCAGCAGTCTTGCAAAGACTAGTGGAAGTGCGAAGATCAGTGATCGGGTTGATTTTGTTGAGAGTGGAAAGAGCAGTATGTGTAGAGGGAGTACAAGCAGTGATGTGAGTGATGAGAGCAGTTGTAGCAGTTTTAGTAGCACTGTAAACAAACCTCATAAAGCGAATGACTTGAGATGGGAAGCTATCCAAGCTGTTCGTGCAAGAGATGGGATGCTGGGTTTGGGTCATTTTAGACTGCTAAAGAGGTTGGGTTGTGGGGATATTGGAAGTGTCTACCTGTCAGAGTTAAGCGGAACTAAGTGTTATTTTGCAATGAAAGTTATGGACAAAGGTTCTCTAGCAAGTCGTAAGAAGCTTTTGCGTGCTCAGACCGAAAGAGAAATACTGCAATCTTTGGATCATCCCTTTCTTCCATCTTTATACACTCACTTTGAGACTGAGAAATTCTCTTGCTTGGTGATGGAGTTCTGTCCTGGAGGAGACTTGCACACACTTCGGCAGAGGCAGCCAGGGAAACATTTCCCTGAGCAAGCAGTAAA ATTTTATGTAGCCGAAGTGCTACTAGCTATGGAATACCTGCACATGCTTGGGATTGTCTACCGTGACCTTAAGCCAGAAAATGTGCTGGTGCGGGATGATGGGCATATAATGCTCTCTGACTTTGACCTTTCCCTCCGTTGCGCCGTTAGTCCAACTCTTGTCAAAGGCACAATAATGGAGTCAGACCCCATGCGAAAGAACGTTTATTGTGTCCAGCCAACCTGCATTGAGCCTCCTTCTTGTATCCAGCCATCCTGTGTAGCTCCCACTACCTGCTTTTCTCCCCGAATGTTTTCTAGCAAGTCCAAGAAGGACAGAAAACCCAAAAATGAGGTTGGAAATCAAGTTAGCCCCTTACCAGAGCTCATTGCAGAGCCAACCGATGCTCGTTCTATGTCATTTGTTGGGACACACGAGTATTTGGCACCAGAGATCATTAAGGGTGAAGGTCATGGAAGCGCCGTTGACTGGTGGACGTTTGGAATCTTTTTGTATGAACTCTTGTTTGGTAAAACTCCATTCAAAGGATCGGGGAATCGAGCAACATTGTTCAATGTTGTCGGGCAGCCTCTCAGGTTTCCAGAATCACCGGTTGTGAGTTTTGCTGCGAGAGATCTCATAAGGGGGCTGCTTGTTAAGGAACCACAGAACAGACTGGCATACAAACGAGGAGCAACAGAAATTAAGCAACACCCCTTCTTTGAAGGTGTAAATTGGGCCTTGATACGCTGCGCTACCCCACCGGAGATCCCTAAGGTGGTCGAGCTTGAGCGAATACCTACCCCACCACCAGCATCAACAAGTGAAAAGGCTCCCACCATTATAGGAGCTCCAGAACAAAAGGGGTCAAACAATTATCTAGAGTTTGACTTCTTTTAA
- the LOC133794703 gene encoding uncharacterized protein LOC133794703 produces the protein MSVLLTENNNEANVNIGPHDQYYGYFHRSNGSISEIEEEDEGEGGCSSENDDVARDIKELFEIKKFAPMPAIGEEQLSSGAGGEDCIYVAVGKSASSMDALNWTLRQVMDLSPSIIVYLIHIFPEIRQIPTPLGKLPLSQVSPEQVENYMAQERGKRRELLHTFLHKCSAANVKVDTLLIESDGLAKAIIDLVEILNIRKLVIGIAKPNLRKLRSRKGTGLADQILKSAPETCEVNIICEGNQVLNMDQPMSEPPSPSPSPRAIVDISKESDHNSTKSLQEEDKREEAPVSCMCFRSKFT, from the exons ATGTCAGTCTTGTTAACAGAAAACAATAACGAAGCCAACGTAAATATTGGTCCCCATGATCAGTACTATGGCTACTTTCACAGGAGCAATGGCAGCATAAGCGAAATAGAggaagaagatgaaggagaaggaggatgtaGTAGCGAAAACGACGACGTTGCGAGGGATATCAAGGAGCTATTCGAGATCAAGAAGTTTGCCCCGATGCCGGCCATCGGAGAAGAACAACTATCGAGCGGTGCAGGTGGCGAGGATTGTATTTACGTGGCGGTCGGAAAGAGCGCATCCAGCATGGACGCCTTGAATTGGACTTTGAGACAGGTTATGGATCTGTCACCGTCGATCATCGTCTATCTCATTCATATTTTTCCTGAGATCCGCCAAATCCCTACTCCAT TAGGAAAGCTTCCGTTGAGTCAAGTTAGTCCAGAGCAGGTGGAAAATTACATGGCACAGGAAAGAGGCAAGAGAAGAGAGCTTCTTCATACGTTCCTCCATAAATGTTCAGCTGCCAAT GTTAAGGTGGATACCCTATTGATTGAGAGTGATGGCCTGGCGAAGGCAATTATAGATCTTGTTGAAATTCTCAACATAAGGAAACTAGTAATTGGAATCGCCAAACCCAACTTAAG GAAATTAAGATCGAGAAAAGGAACAGGGTTGGCTGATCAAATACTAAAGAGCGCACCGGAAACTTGCGAGGTTAATATCATATGCGAAGGAAACCAAGTACTGAATATGGACCAACCGATGAGTGAACCGCCATCGCCATCGCCATCTCCACGTGCCATCGTTGATATCTCCAAGGAGTCTGATCATAACTCCACTAAGTCCTTGCAAGAAGAAGATAAACGCGAAGAAGCGCCTGTCTCCTGCATGTGTTTTAGGTCAAAGTTTACATAA